One Arachis hypogaea cultivar Tifrunner chromosome 2, arahy.Tifrunner.gnm2.J5K5, whole genome shotgun sequence genomic window, CATCATTTGTCAAACAAGTACTTGCCCAAAGCTACATCCATATTTCCATACTCCTTTTTGAGAATAACCTAGTTTACTGTAAAATACTTCctttttccctttcttattttccTCTTATCTTATCACTTGATCTTGTGAAACATGACTGCAGCACTTGTGGGTGGAGCTGTTCTGTCTTCCTTTCTGAATGTTGTTTTTGATGCTGAGCAGAAGCAGATCCAGATCAAGGAGAGAGCTGTGAAGGACTGGCTTGATAGTCTCAAAGATGCTATGTATGTTGCTGATGACTTGTTGGATGAAGTCTTCACCAAAGCTGCCACTCAGAAGGATCCAGGTACCTTCTTCTCTCGTTATCTCAGTTTGCAAGATAGGGAGATAGCAAACAGGATGGAGAAAATCATTGATATGGTAGAGTCTATTGTGAAGCAAAAAGACACTCTTGGTCTCAGAGAAATTCCTAAGGAGAACATGTCATGGAGGATTACAACATCTCTAGTTGATAGATCTAATGTATATGGCAGGGAAGATGACAAGGCGGCCATAGTGAACATTTTGTTGGATGATGATGACACTGGTGATGATGATATATCTGTGATTCCTATTGTGGGCATGGCTGGAATAGGAAAGACTGTTTTGGCCCAATTGGTTTACCATGATGATAGAGTGAAGGAGGATTTTGATTTTAGAGGTTGGGTTTGTGTGTCAGAAGGGTTTGATGTCATGAAGGTCACCAAGAATATACTTGATGCAATTACAAAGAGTCTTtgtaacttgaaaattttgaatttactcCTACAAGGTTTACAGGAAAAGTTGTCGGGGCAAAGATTCTTTATCGTCTTGGATGATGTATGGAACGAGGATTATTACGATTTGAACATGCTTCTAAAACCTTTTCAACATGAGGTTAAGGGAAGTAAAATTCTCATAACTACTAGAAGTAAAAAGGTGGCTTCAGTGGTGCAAACTGTTTCACCTCATGAACTAAATTTATTGTCTGATGAAGATTGTTGGTTAgtgtttttaaaacatgcaagtCTTTTCACCGACTCTGTTCAGACTTCAACTTTGGAAAAGGTCGGTAGAAAGATTGTAAAGAAGTGTAACGGATTGTCTTTGGCAACTCAATCTCTTTGAGGTTTATTGCGTGGAAATTCTAATGTCAAAGATTGGAATCATATATTGAAGAGTGAGATATGGGAATTCTTTGATGATAGGATAAATATTGTACCTGCATTAAGAATTAGTTATTACTATCTTCCTTCATGTTTGAAAGAGTGTTTTGTTTATTGTTCGTTCACTTCTTTGTATTCCAAGGACCATGAATTTGACAAAGACTTGTTTGTTGGGAAGGGTGAAGAGAACAAGATTACAGAATTGGGAGCACTTGCAAATCTACACAAATCAAGGATGTTCGATAAGAATGGCATTAACTCTTTAAAGTTGAAGTGGTCATCAGATAAAGATGAAAATATAGCTGATTCCCAAGTTAAAAGAGATATACTAGACGAGTTACAACCTCACAGTAGTTTAAAAGAACTAGAAATTGGTACAAGATTTCCAGATTGGTTGGGACATTCTTCCTACCACAACATCACCACACTAACTCTGCAAGTTCAATGCATTTCCTCGCCTTAGGGAGCTTATCATAAGGAACTGTCCCATGTTGAGAGGAGACTTGCCTAATCATCTACCATCTTCGCAATCACTTAAGATTATCAAATGCAGTCATCTAGAGTTCCTGTCTTCCAAGAGTTCCTACTATGACCTCTTTACACATAGTTGGTGATAATAAAGTGAGAATTGGGGAGCTACCTCCTTTACTGCGTCAACTATCAATTAAAGGAAAGCATCAAGTGGAGTTCGTGATGGAGGCCATTGCGAACATGCAACTGACTTGATGATATCGAATTGCAGAAAATTGGAATTCCAAATT contains:
- the LOC112756723 gene encoding putative disease resistance RPP13-like protein 1, whose product is MTAALVGGAVLSSFLNVVFDAEQKQIQIKERAVKDWLDSLKDAMYVADDLLDEVFTKAATQKDPGTFFSRYLSLQDREIANRMEKIIDMVESIVKQKDTLGLREIPKENMSWRITTSLVDRSNVYGREDDKAAIVNILLDDDDTGDDDISVIPIVGMAGIGKTVLAQLVYHDDRVKEDFDFRGWVCVSEGFDVMKVTKNILDAITKSLCNLKILNLLLQGLQEKLSGQRFFIVLDDVWNEDYYDLNMLLKPFQHEVKGSKILITTRSKKVASVVQTVSPHELNLLSDEDCWLVFLKHASLFTDSVQTSTLEKVGRKIVKKCNGLSLATQSL